The following are encoded in a window of Scleropages formosus chromosome 7, fSclFor1.1, whole genome shotgun sequence genomic DNA:
- the crema gene encoding cAMP-responsive element modulator isoform X2, with translation MAVTGDDTESSAATGDVPAYQIRTPATNLPPGVVMAASPGTLHSPQQNTEEATRKREVRLMKNREAARECRRKKKEYVKCLENRVAVLENQNKTLIEELKALKDIYCHKAE, from the exons ATGGCAGTCACCGGAGATGACACTGAATCGTCAG CTGCCACTGGCGACGTTCCAGCCTACCAGATTCGCACCCCTGCCACCAACTTGCCCCCAGGCGTGGTAATGGCTGCTTCACCTGGCACCCTACACAGCCCTCAGCAGAACACAGAGGAGGCCACCCGCAAGCGGGAGGTGCGCCTCATGAAGAACAG GGAGGCAGCTCGGGAGTGTCGccggaaaaaaaaggaatacgTGAAATGCCTGGAAAACCGGGTAGCTGTGCTAGAAAACCAAAACAAGACACTGATAGAGGAGCTGAAGGCCCTGAAGGACATCTACTGCCACAAGGCGGAGTAG
- the crema gene encoding cAMP-responsive element modulator isoform X1, with the protein MTMETVVATHADGGVNDSLSDGEAIIIQSESTTSPVSSLAQVSVGNSTGGAASPAVTVVQLPGGQTLQVQGVIQAPQPSVIQSPHIQTVQVAAVAESEDGASAETVTDTQKRREILSRRPSYRRILNELSSDTPAVPKIEEEKSEEDGTPASAVSVAAPASIYQTSSGQYIAITQGGAIQIASPGNDGLQGLQALTMSNSGTPTPGATILQYAAPTGDGAQQFFVPGSQVLVQAATGDVPAYQIRTPATNLPPGVVMAASPGTLHSPQQNTEEATRKREVRLMKNREAARECRRKKKEYVKCLENRVAVLENQNKTLIEELKALKDIYCHKAE; encoded by the exons ATGACCATGGAAACTGTGGTTGCCACTCATGCTGATGGGGGTGTAAACGACTCCTTGTCAGACGGAGAGGCGATCATCATTCAGAGCGAGTCCACCACCTCACCTGTGTCCTCACTTGCACAG GTGTCTGTAGGCAACAGCACAGGAGGTGCGGCATCCCCCGCGGTCACCGTTGTTCAGCTGCCTGGGGGTCAGACCCTGCAGGTACAAGGTGTTATTCAGGCACCCCAGCCATCTGTCATTCAGTCTCCGCACATCCAGACTGTGCag GTTGCCGCAGTTGCAGAATCAGAAGACGGAGCATCAGCCGAGActgtcacagacacacagaaaagaaGAGAGATTCTCTCCAGGCGTCCATCATATAG GAGGATTCTCAATGAGCTGTCGTCAGACACACCAGCCGTCCCGAAAATCGAGGAGGAGAAGTCGGAGGAAGACGGCACTCCCGCTAGCGCTGTCTCAGTGGCAGCTCCTGCTTCTATCTACCAGACCAGCTCTGGACAGTACA TTGCCATCACTCAGGGGGGAGCAATCCAGATCGCCAGTCCGGGAAACGACGGACTCCAGGGCCTGCAGGCCCTGACTATGTCGAACTCGGGGACACCCACACCAGGGGCCACCATACTGCAGTATGCAGCCCCCACGGGAGACGGAGCCCAGCAGTTCTTTGTACCGGGCAGCCAGGTGCTTGTACAAG CTGCCACTGGCGACGTTCCAGCCTACCAGATTCGCACCCCTGCCACCAACTTGCCCCCAGGCGTGGTAATGGCTGCTTCACCTGGCACCCTACACAGCCCTCAGCAGAACACAGAGGAGGCCACCCGCAAGCGGGAGGTGCGCCTCATGAAGAACAG GGAGGCAGCTCGGGAGTGTCGccggaaaaaaaaggaatacgTGAAATGCCTGGAAAACCGGGTAGCTGTGCTAGAAAACCAAAACAAGACACTGATAGAGGAGCTGAAGGCCCTGAAGGACATCTACTGCCACAAGGCGGAGTAG